The genomic window actgacaccctgacacCCTGCAGTCCAGTAacactgacactctgacacCCTGCAGTCCAGTAACTCTGACACTCTGACACCCTGCAGTCCAGTAacactgacaccctgacacCCTGCAGTCCAGTAacactgacactctgacacCCTGCAGTCCAGTAACTCTGACACTCTGACACCCTGCAGTCCAGTAacactgacaccctgacacCCTGCAGTCCAGTAACACTGACACCCTGCAGTCCAGTAacactgacactctgacacCCTGCAGTCCAGTAacactgacactctgacacCCTGCAGTCCAGTAacactgacactctgacacCCTGCAGTCCAGTAACTCTGACACTCTGACACCCTGCAGTCCAGTAacactgacaccctgacacCCTGCAGTCCAGTAACACTGACACCCTGCAGTCCAGTAacactgacaccctgacacCCTGCAGTCCAGTAacactgacactctgacacCCTGCAGTCCAGTAacactgacaccctgacacCCTGCAGTCCAGTAACACTGACACCCTGCTGTCCAGTAacactgacaccctgacacCTTGCAGTCCAGTAacactgacaccctgacacCCTGCAGTCCAGTAacactgacaccctgacacCCTGCAGTCCAGTAACACTGACACCCTGCTGTCCAGTAacactgacaccctgacacCTTGCAGTCCAGTAacactgacaccctgacacCCTGCAGTCCAGTAacactgacaccctgacacCCTGACCCCAGCACTCACACAATCAGCAGGACTCTGGTAAGACTCCCCCCCTATATTTTGCAAGAAATCAAATCTTAAAACTAAGCAGAATATTCCTCAAGTAAGCAGAGTTgggactgtgtgtgagtgtgagtgcgtgtgtttctctgtgtgagtatgagagtgtgtgtttttgcatgtttgtgtgagtgtgtattagTGTGCCTTTGTGCATTTctctgtgagagtgtgttgctctgaatgtgtgtatgtgtttgtgcatgaatgagggtgtgagaggttcactgtctgtgagtgttttcttgtctgtgtgtatcagtgagagtgtctttctgtgtgtgtgtgtgtgcgtctctgagtgtgtgagtgtgtgtgtatctgcgtGTATGAGtgagtctgtgagtgtgtgtgtatctgtgtgtgtgattgtgtgtgcgcgtctctgagtgtgtgtgtatctgcgtgtgtgagtgtgtgagtgtgtgtgtatctgcgtgtgtgagtgtgtgagtgtgtgtgtatctgcgtgtgtgagtgtgtgagtgtgtgtgtatctgcgtgtgtgagtgtgtgtgtatctgcgtgtgtgagtgtgtgtgttgtgtgtgtaactgtgctggGTAACTGTCGGGCACAGAGTCTCGTGACGCCGGACGGGAACCCCGGCCAGGATTGCTGACGGCCACAACACACAGCGCTCTCACTTCCTGCACAGCCCCCCCACATTCCCGGCACACAGTATCCTGAGTCAGCCCCCCCAACTCCTGAAACTTGCCGCGCACAGATTTAACCCTTTCCACCCCGCTCTCCTCCTCTCACTCCCTcgctctcctccctctccaccATCGCTGTCAGCAGTCAGGGTGAGGACAGTCTCTTAGTGAAGGGACTGTACTGTGCCGTGTTGTGTGGTGCGCTGCGGTCCCTTgttctgctctgtgctctgcgttgtgctctgtgtttttgtgtgctaTACTGTGCTTTGCTCTGTGCAGTATTGTGctatgtgttgtgttgtgttgtagttttgtgctctgtgttgtgctgtgattTGCACTGCCTTGTGCcacccacaacacacacacacacagtccaacACCTCCAGACCAATCAGCCCATGAACCAATATAACCAATCAACTGGCCATCATTCAATGTACCAGTGCCCAGCCAGAGCAGGGGGCGCCGACGGGCCTCCATCCATCAATAAATCGATCAATGAGCTGCAGCGATCGAGTCGCCCCCCTGTGCGGCACAACTGCCACCTGAACTACAAAAAGTGAAAGAGTGACAGAAAAGTCCAAAAAGGAGAAAAGCCAACTgaaggatggagagagagagagagagagagagagagagagagagagcgcggcGGGGCGCGGTTCACTGACCCAGTGCCGGGGGACGCTGTCCGGGGATCGGGGCTGGTACCTCTGCAGCAACACGCCGCCGCTGCCCCCGCCCAGCAACTCCAGGCCCAGGCCGGGGGAGTGGGGGGCGCTGGGGGGCCAGGGCAGCAGGGAGGCCAGGGGGTAGTGCGAGATCATGGCGGCGGGGGGTCCGGGGGCACGGCTCTGTCACTGTCAGTCCGCTGCTCTGTGCCTCTGTGCCGCCGGCCGGGGCATTTCCACACGGGGCAGGCTGGGGGGgtacagggacagggacaggttgacctctctctctctctctctctccgtttctgtgtgtgtttgtgtgtgtgtgatgtggccTGTGTCCGGTCcactctcaaattcaaattcaaatagcTTTATTGGCGGTCTGGGGTGCCCTTCCGCTGGTCTGTTACTGGTTCAGGACACCACAGttcccagtgtgtgtgtgtgtgtgtgtgtgtgtgacccaGTGTCAGGGCGCTGTGAAGGTTCTCTGTCTCCCTTCCTCGCCCCCCGCTCCCCCACTCTCGGCCGGTCGGAAACAAACTAACCCTCGCACTGCCCGACCCCTCAGTGCCTGCGGTCCCTCTGTCCAGCCGCTGTGTCCGGGTCCCCCACTGTTCCCAGTGTTTTCCCTGCGTCTGTGATCCCAGTGCTCAGTCCGTGGCGTCTCCGTTTCCTCTCCCTGTGCGCTGCTTACAGTCCAGGAGGGCCCAACCGTGTGCCGGTCCCCCCGGGCTGTGCTCCCAGTCTGTGTCCCAGTATTCCCAGTGCTGCGTGCAATGTGTCCTCGTGTCCCTGTCTGTCCTGTGCAGTGTCTCTCCCAGTCTCTGTCTGGTCTGTGTACTGGTCCCAGTGCCTCAGTGTTCTCCCCACAGTCTGTCCCCGAGCTCAGCTCTGTGCTCTCCGGAGGACTGCCTTGCAATgccttgctctctctcttcctcccttcctccctccctccctccctccctcagtgGGTGTGTTGGTGTTGGAGTTCACCCTGCTGTGCTCTCCGCCAGAATCAGCACTattgtctctccctccctccctctctctctctctgcctggaGTCCTCAGCAGAACCATTCTGTTATCCTGTCTGCAGTAGGaacgctgagagagagagagagagagagattcagtGTCAAAGGGCAGGGCAGTGGTGAGGGGGGGGCAGTTGTTAGTATTTTAGGAGGGGGGCAATGAAGGGAGAGATTGATGTGTTAATGGTGCCTTGTTTGCGTAACTGAATTGAATGATGTTTTATTGTATAACTGTTATGGATGGATTGATTTAAATCCTTATGACTTATTTGTCgatttattggtttgttttttattactattatctgTGTTGCCTACTATCTGTGTCGTatacagagtggagagacagagagagagagagagtcagaggtGCAGCTCATTTAAACTgaactgcacagacacagagagagagagaattaaggACGAGAGGTTTACCCACAAAGCCCTGCTAAGTGCTGTGAtccgtcctgctgctgggtgGGAAGAGCAGCCTGCTCTCCAATTAGGCTTATTCTCTTAATTAACGTCCTGCACTGACGAGGAATTCTGAGCTGCTGCCAGTGCAGGCCCCGGTCGTGTGCCACTGGGTTAGGAAGACACTTCCACACTTCCACAGCTGGACCTCAATTCCCAACTGGAGGGCATCTATTTCCCACCGGCTTACTGCCCCAAACTGCGCCCCTCGTTACCCCCTGCTCTGAGAACAGTGGCATCTgcgaaggggtggggggggtagtAGAGGTCAGGGCTGGGATTATGGGCCCCGGGTTAAACAGCAACCaaggggagaagagaggagggagcgagagagcaagagagggagagagggagaggctgCACTTTGCCCCTGGAGAGGCCAGCACTGCCCCTGTTTACAGCCCCTGTGTTACAGTGGGTTAATAAACACTTGTGATCTGGATGTCAGTCtgtagggctgtgtgtgtgtgtgtgtgtcattgtggatcagggcgtctgctaataaataataataataattgttagaGAGTGTGCGCgcgtgactgtgtgtgtgtgtgtaggactGTCTGTAacagtcaaacacacactctcccaatgacacacacacacacacagtgacacactgacacactcgctctctgacaatgacacacacacacacaatgacacactgacacactcccgcGGCACCCAGCTTCCTGCCGGCAGGTAAATCACCAGCCAGAGCagggaaacacaaacacacttgaCCGCAGACCACCGGCCGGGTTAATCACCGACCGCAACATCCGCCAGCCGGACACACACTGCCCCCCCGACCGGCCGGCATCCTGACACTCTGGACACACAAAGCAGGCAGGAATGCGATCGTGTTCACTCTGAGATGCGTGTGTTTATAGTGCCCTGTGTTCTTAACGAGGACAGTTATTAAACAGAAGGTATCCAGCTAGTACTCAGTGTAAATAGGACCAAGGTAGCACTCCATTTGCAAGTAGTTAGTACCTAGGTAGTACTCAGTTAGTAAGCAGCTACAAAAGGGTTTTTACCCACAGTGCTGCAGAGCTACATTGTTACTAATTTGCTCTTTGCGTTCGATGAACGAGTGTAACCTCCTCACAGACAGAGAACAGCACGTTCAGCACCgtctctcctcccctccccctcttcctcgaAAGGAAAGTCACAGATTTAAAAACAAGCATCCtaaccccccccacctcctccctGTCTTTCCTCACTCTCTCTGAATctgtttttcctctctctctctgtgagccGGACTCCCTCTTTCAGTTTTttcctctccctcgctctcctAATGTTTTCCTATCCTCCTCGTCTCTCTGTTTAAAcctcttcctgtctctctctctctcagtgctgaCTCAGCGGCTGCTCTGCCAGCTTGACGCAGCAGCCCGTGCCCAGCGCGTGGCACAGCAGGTCAGAGCGATTCCACACCAAGGGGGAGGGCGTGCGTTTGCcatttgtgtctctctgtcaaCCCACAACCCACAACGTCTCTGGGCACAGGGCTCTCGAACCCGCGCACAGCTCACAGAGGGACAAGAGACAATCATTTGTAATTATGATTGTGAATATACTCCCCATATTGACAGTGTGCCCTTCTGGCgtctccagtgtgtgtgtggtgagaCGGAGAGGGGATGCACATGGTGGCCAGGACTTGTGGGGGGGTGCTCAGGAACACACAGGCGGGGGTCAGTGAAAGCGTGCTTATTTTAAATGCTCCAAATAAACACCTCAGCTCAACACGCAACAGGTCCCTCTCTGCACACGAGATCCCACAGCGAACACCAATAACACACTCAGCCCCCCAGCTATGTCCTcatccattctctctctctctcaggagtcaGGAGCCCCCCCAGATTCACTTGTTCACCTGATACTTTTTACTCCGTTCACAGCCTGACGTTACCGTGTTAATACCGAATACAAGCGACACACATTTCCAGATCTGggcctaaataacatttatttttgttgcaaGTGGTTTTTCTTCAAATAAAATCGAGGGGCAGTAAAAATACGTTGATTGtttcaatataaattaaaacatcaaattaatctcTTGTGTCCCTTTAATAAgaatcacacacaaacacatgcacactcacttTACTGCTCCAATCAcaatatttacttttacttgTGGTACTTCAGTTCACTTTTCAGATACATTCGTACTTGTATTGTACTGCTTGAATtgggagactttttacttttaccggagtaagtttttgatagagtatctttacttttactcaagtgtAACTTctgactacacacacacacacacacacacacacacttcctcacagacacagacgcacactgAAGGTCAGACTCTCACTGCACTGTGATCTTGTGAGAGAGGCGGAGGGGAGGGAGCCGCACTGTCCGTTGTTTATCTGTCATTTAATGCCTTTCTGGTTTCGGGACAACAACTCATTTCACTGGCAGTGTGAACTGAAACAGGCAGACACACAGAAGGACGCGGAGACAAAGAGAGCTGCTGATGGGACAGCTGCCGCGCGGTCAGGGACACAGTCCGAGGGCATGGCCGGAGTCCGCCGTCAGAGAGATTTAGGGAGGGAGGGGTCGTGACCCCTGGCTGACCCCGACGTTGTGCTAAAGCTGGCTACCTGAGGTCAGGGGGCAGGGGGTTAAACTCTCCAGGCACGTTAAAGGGGGTGGGTTGTGAGGTCACAGGTCAGGGGGCGAGGCTGTGCTGGGGATGGAGGGCAGCGAGGGGGACACAGTGCTGGCCACTGCCctgcacacgtacacacacacacaacacaacacactgaggCAGGCGTGTTCCTGGGAGAGGCAGGATTGTGCTGTTCCCACATTTCCTGTCTACCTGTAATCCAGGATCAGCCTTTAAtaacagcccccccacccccacaaacacacagcgaGGCATGTCGTTGGTTGTGTTCATGGGAGAGGCACGCTTGTGCTGTTCCCAGGTTTCCTTTCTACCTGTAATCCACGATCAGCCTTTAATAACAGagcccccccaacacacacatcaACACTGAGTaaccccccaaaacacacacacataaacactgagtaaccccccaaaacacacacacacacacacacacataaacactgagtaaccccccaaaacacacacacacacacacacataaatactgAGTaaccccccaaaacacacacttaAACACTGAGTaaccccccaaaacacacacacataaacactgagtaaccccccaaaacacacacacacacacacataaatactgAGTaaccccccaaaacacacacacataaacactgagtaaccccccaaaacacacacacacacacataaacactgagtaaccccccaaaacacacacataaacactgagtaaccccccaaaacacacacacacacacacacacataaatactgAGTaaccccccaaaacacacacttaAACACTGAGtaacccccaaaacacacacactgacacagtggCACACACGCACTAAACACAGCTCTCACCACAGCACACCACACTGCAGTGTTTTTACCACGCTACACTGTTACCGGTGGACAGCAGAGGCTAAGAGAGGAGGACGCGCTTTAAAGACAGATgtgtcagaaacagacagacagactcgcTCACCTGTCCTCGGTGCGGAATGAAtgagtgaatgaatgaatgagtgaatgagtgagtgagtctCAGTGCAGACAACACCGACCTCTCCGCTCTCCTGCCCGGCTGACTGCGCGTAGTCCTGCAGCGCCCCCTGCTGGCCGGCTGAGGAGGCGCAGTCCCGTGTGCGCCGTGTAAATGTTGCTATGGCGTCTCCTATCAACTGGCAGCACACGATCAACACACGGCACgatcagagagagagggagagagagggaagataGGGGTCAGGGGAAGAAATACAAggaaggaaagagagagggagagagctgcCTGGTGCTGTGGGGATCCTGCACAGTGAGagtgggagaggaggggagctGAGTGCAGGTGAGCCAGCCAGtgcgagtgtgagagtgtgtgcatccgtgttattattatttatttattatcagacttacaaaatataagagcattgCAATAGTGCAATAatagtgtgtgttagtgtgtcagtgagtgtgtgagtgtaagtgtgtgagtgagtgtgtatctgtgtgttattatttatttcttagcagacttacaagatataagagcattacaaaagtgcaataataaagtgtgagtgtgtatcagtgtgtgtgtgtcctgtgcTCACAGAGTCAGCCCTGTTAGTCAATATGTTGCTTAAGCAGTTCCTCAGCTGTGTAGTGCTGCTGAGTAAAGAGAGAGGGTCACAGTGTACAGGAGTGTGGCACACCCTCTCCATGctgtagtgttgtgtagtgcAGCGCAGTAAagtgttgtgcagtgtagtgtctgtctgtctgtcccctgCAGGAGAGCGCAGTGAGGCGCAGTGAGGAGCTGATGGCAGGGTGGGGGCAGATGGTGGTGCAGACAGGACCCCCGCCCCAGGGGTGCGAACGGTGCCCCTTCCACGTGCGGACGGGGGAGGACGCCTGGGTGCCGTACCCAGAGTTCTGCGGGGCGTTCGGGTTCCCGGGGGGCCCCACCCTGCCCAACCAGCAGCTGCTGTTCTACGAGCTGCGGACCCCCCAGGGGGCACTACTGCAGAGTGGACAGGCCAGCAACTGCCCCCTGCACCGCCTGGAGCCGGAGAGACTGCTGTTTGACACCCATGGGTGAGTGCGGGGTGGAGCTACGTGTGCGtgcgtgccgtgccgtgcctaactgtacctgtgtgtttagtgtgtctctctgtgtctctgtcttacTCTGTGTCCCCCCTGTGTCTCTATATCTCACTCTGTCCCCCGTGTCTCTATATCTCACTCTGTCCCCCGTGTCTGTCTCACTCCGTgcctctctgtctcactctgtgtctctgtgtttctcagGTACCTGCACTCGGTCCTGTCAGCTTATGAGAACGTGGGCTACATCTGTCTGTACAGCAACTACACTCCCAGCGAGGAGCCAGGGCTGGGGGGCGGCTCTGTCAGCGCCATGACGCGCTTCCTGGAGGAGTGGCCGGGCGCACGCCTGGACCTGCACTTCTCCCAGCTCTACCACACGCAGGATGGGCACCCACACGGCCCCGCCAACCGCCTGGCGCTGCGGGCGCTGGCCTCTCTGTGGCCGCGTGTCACGCTGAGCCCCCTGTGTGCGGGCGGCTGGCTCTCGCTGCTGAGGGGCTTCGTGCGCGGCGTCCCAGCCGAGGTATGGCAGCGCCCCCTCCTGCCAGGGAGGGTGGCAGCCGACCGGCACAATGCATATCAGATCGCCGCCATCACCGGGGTGGCGCCGGCCTTCCTGGACCTCTCCCTGGAGGCTCCCGCCATGCCTCTGTCTCGCCCTCCTCACAGACCtgctcctcctccgcctcctcctctgcctcttcTTCCTCCTGCTCTCATCCCCACCCCCTACCCCTCCCTGTACCCGTACCCCAACCCCCCCAAGACCCGCTCACGCAACGTGGTGCGGCACGTCCGCATGCCGCTGCCCTCCCCTGGGACTGGGTCATCTCTCCGCCTTCCCCCGGGCCAGGCTGTGGAGATGGTggtggtgagagagagggaggaggaagaggataaggaggaagaggagggaagTATGAGAGACAGGAGGCACAGGAAGGGGAGGTCCCACAGGAAGTGAGGTCACAAAGAGCAGAACTGCCCTGCAATGCAAACCTGGACTTGACTCGGCCCGTACCCTGATCCCTGACCAATCCAATGAACGCAAACACAACCATAACCCCAGAacctcacactcactcactcacacacacatcctctctccctccctccccatctCAGacactgtatctctctctcagtttgtacctcatgtatatatatatgcattcacatgtgtgagtgtgtgtgtgtaggtataTAAGAATAATTTCCAAAACCCACCAACTACCAACTATCATTTTCTCTtcattaaacaaacacattgcATTGACTTttacacaaaaatacaaaataaaactttcTTTAAAAAGGATTTTCAAAAACATTGCATCGCACTGTATCACGTATCAGTTCTGTGTGCTTTCAAGGAAACTCAGAAGACATTCACTGACATAAACAGGCTCTCAGACTCTTCCCAGAGTGACACAGCCCTGTTGGGGGCAGGGGCCACAGTGGCTCTGCAGGACACGGAGCAGCAGTGACACCCAGGGGCCCCGTGCTGTACGTGTAGCAGCGTGCTGTCGGTACTGTGGGGACTGGCTGAGCCGTGGGAGGGTGTCGTAAGGTAGTCACTGATaatccagcacacacacactgacaaacacacagaaacaggccgtgagacacactgacacacaaacacacacgctcaGGGTCTGGCAGAGGGGTGCAGTGCAGGGAGTGGCCTGCAGAAGGCATTGCagcctgtctctctcactctccctctcagaTTCACAgatccccaaatacacacatgccaacacacggacacacattcagacacacacaggcacacatacaaacacaggcACACATGCAGACACGCAGACGTTcatgcagacacacagatacagacacacagaccggAATGGATGCAACGGTTTTACTGACACGGTCACAGAAACGTTTTGTCCAGTGGAGGAGCCGGTTCAGATGTCGCTGAGTCTCGGGCCCATCAGAAGTCCCCGCAGGAGGGGGGTAGAGAATGCAAGAGTGTGATCCAGTCACAGGACGTGCGGAGAGGACAGAGGGACAGGCAGACAGGAAAGATGGACAGACAGGTGTGCAGGCTGGCAGGTGAGAGTGATGGGGCGGTCAGTCAGCCAGTGTCAGAGAGAGCGCTGCCCACCCCTCATCCCCCACTCACCCTCAATGCCCCCGACACACCTCAGTGCGTGACCTCAGTGACCTGCACACAGGACCTGCCTGTGCCCCCCCAGGCCCACACACCACACCCGTCtgtcaacattattattatgagcaAGAGTATCTCAAATTAATCCCTTCCCCAGTCTCTCCCAGCCCCCAGTCCAGGTGGTCAAGTAGCCAGCGCCCCtccagcacagacacagagaatGAGGGATACAGCAGAATAAATAAaggagtgtgtgtgtccagAGGGGTCAGGGGTCGGGTCTGTGTCTggaggggtcaggggtcactgTGTTCACTTCCTGCCGCGGCGATCACAGACACAGTTCAGCCCTGCTGCCACGCTATAGgagtgtgtaacagtgtgtgtgtgtgtgtgtgtgtgtgtgtaactgtgtgtgaatgtgtgcgtgtcactgtgtgtgcgtgtcactGTGTCAGAACTCATCTCGGGTGGTGGTGGCGGAGGGGGTGTGGCCAGGCGCCGGGGCCGGGCCGGGCGGGGGCTGGGCGCCGGTCACGCTGTTCTGCGCCGCGGTGCTGATCCGCTCCTGCTGCCCGGTCTTACTGGCGTGCGTGCGGTCCCAGTCCGTGAGCCGCGACTCGTCGTCCCAGATGGTGGAGGTCTCAGTGTCGCTCACGTAGCCCGTGTCTCCCGTGTAGTGCGTGGGGTAAACCAGCAGGGGCTCCACGGAGAATGCCCGCAGGTCACGCACCGGGAACTGCTGCATGTACTCggagctgagagagagggaggggggagtgggagagggaatgggagagaggggagagagggggagagtgggagagggagtgggagagtgTAGAGACGGAGAGGGAAAGAGTGGGAGAGAGGGTGGAGAGGAAGGATTTAGGTTACTAATAATTTCAGTCAACAAGCCTATaatacaataacagcactttcaGTAGAACCAGTGCAGTAAAAACTGCAGTTGCAGTAGAAAATAGTAGGAACAAAAGAGAGGACGGTATCAGCAGGAGCTGCAGTTCAGAAACTCTTCACACGGTGCCACCAATTCCTCATGTCAATCACACAGGGTTACTCAGCCGATCAGCTGTACTGAAGTTCATCAATAACATTAGGAAGATAATTACATCTTGAAAACCTCAAGGCTTCTCTATGCACCAGTAAGATCTGTTTCAAAATATCATCGTGGATTTGTAGTTTTGTGACTCTCCATTTCCAGTCAGCCGTGTGACTCTCTTTGCATGTCATCGTAAACTCAGAGTGCTGCACGCTGCACAGCTGCTACACAACAGTTCAACATATCACACAACTCGTACACAAAGTGATCACCGCAGGGAGGGGAACAGTGATCCTAGTCCTCTAGAAACCTACTTGACATATTAGTGCAGTAGTAGAgtaatagcagcagcagcagcagtagtagtagtattcacagcagtagtagtactagtagtagtagtaacagtgATGTGACACAGGGTGATTCTGGGCCTGTGATCCCCAGGCTAGAGTACAGCCTCTGTCCCAGAAAGCAAATCCCAGAGGGCGGATCGAATCCTGCAGAGCACGCCTGCACTGTTTACACACCCACatccacacgcacacacaacatacacacgcacacatggcAGGATCCCAacatgccacacacacacacaggtctgtGTTGGAGCgcaccccccctcctccctcctcctcctcctccaggggCAGGAAGACAGGGCCGGGATTGTTCTCATGGATCAATGGGAATTCTGTCCCGACCCGACTCGGGGACAGGAAGGGAGAATCCGGCCCCACAttcctcctgctctctctctccggcATTCCTCACCTCGGAGAGAAGGAGgcagcgggggtgggggggagataGCGAGACAAGGGGAGAGCACGAGAGAGGTGTAGAGAGAAATAGggggagcagagagagagagggagaacgaGGGAGAGCGGAGAACAGGGAGAAGGGATGAAAGCAGGATGgttcagagaggaagagagagagaggacagtgaCCAGCAGAAAGGGGAGAacaagggagagaggaggagagagtgagggagctGGAGGAGAGGGTGGGAGGTGACAGGAGACAGAGAAAGACTCTGACTACATTCCCGCTGATCCCTGGAACATCCCTCCGCTGACAGCTCCACAGACCAGCGCAGTGCAGGGCGAGCGTCTTTGTCTGCgtctccctgtgtgtctgtacatttgtgtgtgtgcaaaatGCCGGCAGTGTGCAGTGTACTGTATGTGAGAGTGGTACTGGTTGTGCATGCGGTGTCTGCCAGTCTatatgtgtttctgtttgtgtatgtgtgtacagtgtctgtcagtctgcgtgtgtgtgtgtgtgtctgtatgaagGATGCGTTTCCATCTGCGTGCCGGTCTGTGTGTAAGACGCACTTGGGGTGTTTGTTGAACATGATTGGCAGGAACTCGTCCACCGGCAGCATCTTGGCGAAGGGTTGCGCCTGCAGCAGCTTCTGAGCCCCCTGCTGGGACAGCGCGTAGCCCAGCGTCCAGTACGAGTAGTCGGCCTCCACCAGGTTGCTGACACCCGGAACGGACACCTCCGGCTGCTGCACCTGCATCCGCTTACGGCCTATAtagctgagagacagagacagagagaatctGTCAGGTATTCAGTAGCATCTTCTCTATTATTTTCCCTGTTGTAATATAAGgtagtgtcagtgtgtatctgtctgtgtcaCTGTATCACTGTATCAGTGTCTCATTGTGTCgatgtatcagtgtgtcagtatatcAGTGTCTCTTTGTGTcaatgtctcagtgtgtctcagtgtggttCTGGACTCACATGAGGTCCCAGTCTAGCC from Amia ocellicauda isolate fAmiCal2 chromosome 19, fAmiCal2.hap1, whole genome shotgun sequence includes these protein-coding regions:
- the LOC136714600 gene encoding putative C->U-editing enzyme APOBEC-4 — protein: MAGWGQMVVQTGPPPQGCERCPFHVRTGEDAWVPYPEFCGAFGFPGGPTLPNQQLLFYELRTPQGALLQSGQASNCPLHRLEPERLLFDTHGYLHSVLSAYENVGYICLYSNYTPSEEPGLGGGSVSAMTRFLEEWPGARLDLHFSQLYHTQDGHPHGPANRLALRALASLWPRVTLSPLCAGGWLSLLRGFVRGVPAEVWQRPLLPGRVAADRHNAYQIAAITGVAPAFLDLSLEAPAMPLSRPPHRPAPPPPPPLPLLPPALIPTPYPSLYPYPNPPKTRSRNVVRHVRMPLPSPGTGSSLRLPPGQAVEMVVVREREEEEDKEEEEGSMRDRRHRKGRSHRK